A genomic window from Caldicellulosiruptor kronotskyensis 2002 includes:
- a CDS encoding DUF488 domain-containing protein: MDVRTNPFSRFVPEYRKENLEKALELVNISYIFLGNLLGGKPENPSFYTPEGYWNYNVIIQSMEFKEGIKTLLDLAERETIALMCSEFDPAQCHRALIIGRYLLSYHNKAINHLMGKWVKVDQCALEESLIFEYFPQTNGQYSFFSNEELINEVYELQMKKIFKVKNK; this comes from the coding sequence ATAGATGTAAGGACAAATCCTTTTTCAAGGTTTGTTCCAGAGTATAGGAAGGAAAATTTAGAAAAAGCTTTAGAACTGGTAAATATAAGCTACATTTTCCTTGGAAATCTCCTTGGCGGAAAGCCAGAAAATCCTTCTTTCTATACTCCCGAGGGTTACTGGAATTACAATGTAATAATCCAGTCAATGGAGTTTAAAGAAGGCATAAAGACTTTACTTGATCTTGCAGAAAGAGAAACAATAGCTTTGATGTGCAGTGAATTCGATCCTGCACAATGTCACAGAGCACTTATAATCGGACGATATTTATTGAGTTATCACAACAAAGCTATCAATCATTTGATGGGGAAATGGGTAAAAGTAGATCAGTGTGCATTAGAAGAGAGTCTTATTTTTGAATATTTTCCTCAAACAAATGGTCAATATTCATTTTTTAGCAATGAAGAACTTATCAATGAAGTATATGAGCTCCAGATGAAGAAAATATTTAAGGTGAAGAACAAATAA
- a CDS encoding DUF4160 domain-containing protein produces the protein MPEICIFYGIRITMYYDDHNPPHFHATYAGFEAEIDILNTRVIKGFLPKRQLKLVLAWAEIHKDELMQNWELAKDHKPLMRINPLV, from the coding sequence ATGCCGGAAATTTGTATTTTCTACGGCATAAGGATAACAATGTACTATGACGACCATAATCCTCCGCATTTTCATGCAACCTATGCTGGATTTGAGGCAGAAATTGATATATTAAATACAAGGGTTATAAAAGGTTTTTTGCCTAAAAGACAATTAAAACTTGTGTTGGCTTGGGCAGAAATTCATAAAGATGAACTTATGCAAAACTGGGAACTTGCAAAAGATCACAAACCACTGATGAGAATTAATCCTTTAGTTTAA
- a CDS encoding nucleotidyltransferase family protein, producing MSDIKLENYHDIINKVVEELKGLYGDKLRKIVLYGSYAKGTQNEESDIDIAVLVDEDEQVLKDYENKLDEIISEIGYRSFKLISIVDISYQRYMQYKEILPYYKNIENEGIVLYG from the coding sequence GTGAGTGATATCAAACTGGAAAATTACCATGATATTATTAATAAAGTGGTTGAAGAGTTGAAAGGATTATATGGCGATAAACTAAGGAAAATAGTCCTCTATGGTTCATATGCTAAAGGAACTCAAAATGAAGAATCTGATATTGATATAGCGGTATTAGTTGATGAAGACGAGCAAGTGTTAAAAGACTATGAAAATAAGTTGGATGAAATAATAAGTGAAATTGGATATAGAAGCTTTAAATTAATTTCTATAGTAGACATCAGTTATCAGAGATATATGCAATATAAAGAAATCTTACCTTACTATAAAAATATAGAGAACGAAGGGATTGTATTGTATGGATGA
- a CDS encoding glutamate-5-semialdehyde dehydrogenase, whose amino-acid sequence MSDLIEKAKKVKEASKKIMNISENEKNRALSCISQKILEKMDFILQENQKDMENAVSKGIKGALLDRLKLTEDRIKQICKGIEDVIKLPDPVGEVISMWKRPNGLLIGQKRVPIGAIGIIYEARPNVTVDAAVLCLKAGNSVLLRGGSEAINSNIALVKVMKEGLIEAGIEESSIEIVEDTSRETAVAMMKLNEYLDLLIPRGGANLIKTVVQNATVPVIETGVGNCHVFVDESADFEMAKEIVINAKTQRPGVCNAAEKLLVHRNIAEEFLPMILKELMERNVEIRGCSLTAEICRKNGIEIKLATEEDWYTEYLDLIMGVKVVDSIDDAIEHINKYGSKHSEAIVTKDYFNAQKFLDYVDAAAVYVNASTRFTDGFEFGFGAEIGISTQKLHARGPMGLKELTTIKYIIYGSGQVRE is encoded by the coding sequence ATGAGTGATTTGATTGAAAAAGCAAAAAAAGTGAAAGAAGCGTCAAAAAAAATTATGAACATTTCTGAAAATGAAAAGAACAGGGCACTTTCATGCATATCTCAAAAGATATTAGAAAAGATGGACTTTATTTTGCAAGAAAACCAAAAAGATATGGAAAATGCTGTTTCTAAAGGCATCAAAGGAGCACTTTTAGACAGGTTAAAGCTAACAGAGGACAGAATAAAGCAAATATGCAAGGGGATTGAGGATGTTATAAAACTTCCTGACCCGGTTGGAGAAGTTATTTCTATGTGGAAGCGTCCCAACGGGCTTTTGATTGGTCAAAAGAGAGTGCCGATTGGTGCAATTGGAATTATTTATGAGGCAAGACCAAATGTTACTGTTGATGCAGCTGTCTTGTGTTTGAAAGCAGGGAACAGTGTCCTTTTACGAGGAGGGTCTGAAGCGATAAACTCAAATATTGCACTTGTAAAGGTAATGAAAGAGGGTTTAATTGAGGCTGGAATTGAAGAGAGCAGCATAGAGATTGTAGAGGATACATCGCGAGAGACTGCTGTTGCTATGATGAAATTAAATGAGTATTTGGACCTTTTGATTCCACGAGGAGGTGCGAACCTTATAAAAACTGTTGTGCAGAACGCAACAGTTCCTGTGATAGAAACTGGTGTTGGGAATTGTCACGTTTTTGTTGATGAAAGCGCTGATTTTGAGATGGCAAAAGAAATAGTGATAAATGCAAAGACTCAAAGACCAGGCGTTTGCAACGCTGCTGAAAAGCTTTTAGTCCACAGAAACATTGCAGAAGAATTTTTGCCGATGATTTTAAAAGAGTTGATGGAAAGAAATGTTGAGATAAGAGGGTGTTCTTTAACAGCTGAGATTTGCAGAAAAAATGGAATTGAAATAAAGTTAGCAACCGAAGAAGACTGGTATACAGAGTACTTAGATCTGATTATGGGTGTTAAGGTAGTTGACAGTATTGATGATGCAATTGAACATATTAACAAATATGGTTCAAAACATTCAGAAGCTATTGTAACTAAGGACTATTTCAACGCTCAAAAGTTTTTGGACTATGTAGATGCAGCGGCTGTGTATGTGAACGCATCAACAAGATTTACAGACGGCTTTGAATTTGGCTTTGGAGCAGAGATTGGAATCTCAACTCAAAAACTTCATGCAAGAGGTCCTATGGGCTTAAAAGAGCTCACAACTATAAAATACATTATCTATGGAAGCGGGCAGGTAAGAGAATAG
- the thpR gene encoding RNA 2',3'-cyclic phosphodiesterase has protein sequence MRTFIGIDFPKSLKEQIVEVQSFLKSISKKGRWKYIDNFHLTLKFLGEIEYEKVEKIRQALEKNLKDFSRFSLKISSCGYFKGHGNLRVVYLKPDGNIEKLNNLFSLVEDAMADVGFEREKREYTPHITIAQDVVLNEPFENFQNYVENFSFDEIPVEKVILFLSEEIDRKRVYTPLFEIQLH, from the coding sequence ATGCGAACATTCATTGGTATTGATTTTCCAAAGAGTTTAAAAGAGCAGATTGTTGAAGTACAAAGCTTTTTAAAGTCAATCAGTAAAAAAGGCAGATGGAAGTACATTGACAACTTTCATTTAACCCTCAAATTCTTAGGTGAGATTGAATATGAAAAGGTAGAAAAAATCAGACAGGCGCTTGAAAAAAATCTAAAAGATTTTTCCCGTTTTTCATTGAAAATCTCATCGTGCGGATATTTTAAAGGGCATGGAAATTTGAGAGTTGTGTATCTAAAACCAGATGGCAATATTGAAAAACTCAATAACCTTTTTTCGCTTGTTGAGGATGCAATGGCAGATGTTGGATTTGAAAGAGAAAAAAGAGAGTACACACCCCATATAACAATTGCTCAGGATGTTGTGTTAAATGAGCCTTTTGAGAATTTTCAAAATTATGTTGAAAACTTTTCTTTTGATGAAATTCCTGTTGAAAAGGTCATTCTTTTTTTGAGTGAGGAAATAGATAGAAAAAGAGTCTATACACCCCTATTTGAGATACAGCTACACTGA
- a CDS encoding DUF2442 domain-containing protein — MEYYPEVVQVIPTEDYKVYIYFDDGSIKLFDASTLLEKGEFQRLKDKKFFMERCTVLNGTLAWDVSGNYDETTCLDLDPLVLYETCPEVQEPTWLFEKIENEFKQKSDK, encoded by the coding sequence ATGGAATACTACCCTGAGGTTGTCCAAGTTATTCCTACTGAGGATTACAAGGTGTATATATACTTTGATGATGGTAGCATAAAACTATTTGATGCCTCTACTCTGCTTGAAAAGGGTGAGTTTCAAAGACTCAAAGATAAAAAATTCTTTATGGAAAGATGCACTGTTTTAAATGGAACACTTGCATGGGATGTAAGTGGAAATTACGATGAAACAACCTGCCTTGACTTAGACCCACTTGTTCTGTATGAAACTTGCCCTGAGGTTCAAGAGCCAACTTGGCTTTTTGAAAAGATTGAAAATGAATTCAAGCAAAAGAGTGACAAATAA
- a CDS encoding HEPN domain-containing protein, with protein sequence MSKILKPFLQKPMIYCFLQRKYNFLWTLLWQIFFDLLTTFNINTRYPDYKREFHKKCTREYTQNIIEKVEDVIEWLKRLIQE encoded by the coding sequence ATGTCAAAAATATTGAAACCATTCCTCCAAAAACCCATGATTTATTGTTTCTTGCAAAGAAAATACAACTTCCTTTGGACACTTCTATGGCAGATTTTTTTTGACCTTCTTACAACTTTTAATATAAATACAAGGTATCCCGATTATAAAAGAGAATTTCACAAAAAATGCACACGAGAATATACACAAAATATAATTGAAAAAGTGGAGGATGTTATAGAATGGCTAAAAAGATTGATTCAAGAGTAA
- a CDS encoding HEPN domain-containing protein, with translation MKKEEIIQYWIDSALDDYKTMKHLFESEDYLWCLFMCHIIVEKLLKALYVKNIETIPPKTHDLLFLAKKIQLPLDTSMADFF, from the coding sequence TTGAAAAAAGAAGAAATAATTCAGTACTGGATTGATTCGGCACTTGACGATTACAAGACCATGAAGCATTTATTTGAAAGTGAGGACTATCTTTGGTGTTTATTTATGTGCCATATAATTGTCGAGAAATTATTAAAAGCTTTATATGTCAAAAATATTGAAACCATTCCTCCAAAAACCCATGATTTATTGTTTCTTGCAAAGAAAATACAACTTCCTTTGGACACTTCTATGGCAGATTTTTTTTGA
- a CDS encoding flagellar protein FlaG, which produces MVVDGIGIKTIDISNTVSRIQDNRTRPENIEVSLQEEKGINKEEVIDNLADKNSRKELDEDTLLKMINQANKAFEAKYTRLEFSIHKETHEIVVKVYDKETNELIREIPPEKILDIIAKLWELAGIFVDERR; this is translated from the coding sequence ATGGTTGTTGATGGCATTGGGATCAAAACCATTGATATATCGAATACAGTATCAAGGATTCAAGACAACCGAACAAGACCCGAAAATATTGAAGTTAGCTTGCAAGAAGAAAAGGGTATAAATAAAGAAGAAGTTATTGATAATCTTGCAGACAAAAACAGCAGAAAAGAACTTGATGAAGATACACTCCTAAAGATGATAAACCAAGCAAACAAAGCATTTGAAGCAAAATACACAAGGCTTGAGTTTTCTATTCACAAAGAGACACATGAAATTGTTGTCAAAGTGTATGACAAAGAGACAAATGAACTTATAAGAGAAATACCACCAGAGAAGATATTAGATATAATTGCAAAGCTTTGGGAGCTTGCAGGTATTTTTGTGGATGAGAGAAGATAA
- a CDS encoding nucleotidyltransferase domain-containing protein encodes MAKKIDSRVKNTIMEYISKLKKEINVIDVYLFGSYAKGNYHNDSDIDIAVISDQFKGDCIEDRLLLMRLRRDIDLRIEPHPFRPEDFTDENPFVKEIKEYGIRIQC; translated from the coding sequence ATGGCTAAAAAGATTGATTCAAGAGTAAAAAATACAATTATGGAGTATATTAGTAAACTCAAAAAAGAAATAAATGTTATTGATGTATATCTATTTGGTTCATATGCAAAAGGAAATTATCATAATGATAGCGACATTGATATTGCAGTAATTTCTGACCAGTTCAAAGGTGACTGCATTGAAGATAGATTATTATTAATGCGACTTAGAAGAGACATCGATCTTAGGATTGAACCCCATCCTTTTAGACCTGAAGATTTTACTGATGAAAATCCTTTTGTAAAAGAGATTAAGGAGTATGGTATTAGGATACAATGTTAA
- a CDS encoding flagellar protein FlgN translates to MYNKLVSLLEEKEKLVDRFLTLTSLQQEYILNDNFDELSKIVDEKGDLIERINRIDSEFLEEFESIKRQKGIKSFDEITDIDKETGILLKSLTSSILQKLQVIKDIDEKNNILIRAKFDEIKKTIKSMRYKKEALKDYSQYKQTQFPSGFDRKE, encoded by the coding sequence ATGTATAATAAGCTTGTAAGTCTTCTTGAAGAAAAAGAAAAGCTTGTGGATAGGTTTTTGACTCTCACAAGTTTGCAGCAGGAGTATATTTTAAATGACAACTTTGATGAGCTTTCTAAGATTGTTGATGAAAAAGGGGATTTGATTGAGAGAATAAATAGAATAGACAGTGAGTTTTTAGAAGAGTTTGAAAGTATCAAAAGACAAAAAGGAATAAAAAGTTTTGATGAAATAACAGATATTGATAAAGAGACAGGCATTTTGCTCAAAAGCCTTACATCATCTATTTTGCAAAAACTTCAAGTGATAAAGGACATAGACGAAAAGAATAATATTTTGATTCGAGCAAAATTTGATGAGATAAAAAAGACTATAAAAAGCATGAGGTACAAAAAAGAGGCTTTGAAAGACTATTCCCAGTACAAACAAACCCAGTTTCCATCCGGCTTTGACAGAAAAGAGTAA
- the proB gene encoding glutamate 5-kinase, with product MRDFGNAKKIVVKVGTSTVTYPTGKLNLSRLEKLARVLSDIKNEGRDVVLVTSGAVASGLGRLGLTKNHKTTQEKQALAAIGQGILMQIYEKLFGEYGVVVAQVLLTKDVVDEEKKMLNVKNTFEYLFKYGAIPIVNENDVVAIEELEFGDNDTLSAYVATIIGADLLIILSDIDGLYSCDPRIDKSAELIKEVFEIDSYIESIAGGAGTLNSTGGMQTKIEAAKIAMQHGIPMVIANGENPSIVKEILEGKEIGTLFVSKNAVSR from the coding sequence ATGCGAGACTTTGGAAATGCAAAAAAGATTGTTGTAAAGGTTGGGACAAGTACTGTAACATATCCAACCGGCAAATTAAATCTTTCGCGTTTAGAAAAACTTGCAAGAGTTCTTTCTGACATAAAAAATGAAGGAAGGGACGTTGTGCTTGTCACATCTGGCGCTGTTGCATCAGGGTTAGGAAGGCTTGGGCTTACCAAGAATCACAAAACAACGCAGGAAAAACAAGCACTTGCGGCAATTGGCCAAGGAATTTTAATGCAGATTTATGAAAAGCTTTTTGGTGAATACGGAGTTGTGGTTGCTCAGGTGCTTCTTACCAAGGATGTTGTTGATGAAGAGAAGAAGATGCTAAATGTTAAGAACACATTTGAGTACCTGTTCAAATATGGTGCAATTCCAATTGTGAACGAAAACGACGTTGTTGCAATTGAAGAGCTTGAGTTTGGCGACAACGATACTTTGTCTGCTTATGTTGCCACAATAATTGGTGCTGACCTTTTGATTATCCTTTCTGACATAGATGGGCTTTATTCATGTGACCCGAGAATTGACAAGAGTGCAGAGCTTATAAAAGAGGTTTTTGAGATTGACTCATATATAGAAAGCATTGCGGGCGGTGCTGGCACTCTCAACTCAACAGGCGGTATGCAAACCAAAATTGAAGCTGCTAAGATTGCAATGCAACATGGGATTCCTATGGTTATTGCAAATGGCGAAAATCCATCAATTGTAAAAGAGATCTTAGAGGGCAAAGAGATAGGAACCTTATTTGTTAGTAAAAATGCCGTTTCGAGATAA
- the fliD gene encoding flagellar filament capping protein FliD: MNVNSTNSTSYTNPYDMYKYYTRVGGLASGLDTDSIIQGLMSVEKTKYNKLYQQKQLLEWQRQDYMDMASAISSFKDYLFNLKLSSNFVKFKTSGEAVESGYVSVTGTANALEGNYQIKVEQLATQANAVVNDLTVITKDAQNNVKLQVELTVGSSTVTKTIELTWNPGDSTATFGTNLAKEINSAFSSDGALKAYYDSTLNKLIIASQKTGSNVSFTVKDVNNNYAQIASGTGADARVYIKDSFNNESFVQSSTNTVNVYGMSITLNKTTLDAQGSAQYKSFSISKDIDAIVNNIKDFINKYNELVSKIYNKITEKRNRDYLPLTEEQKAQMKDTDIQKWEDAAKKGLLYGDSVLSSFLDNMRNYLYKQVPGLPSNLDTISEAGIETYSYFESKEGKIYIKDEAKLRDAIANNFDAFVKLFTSSGDDTKSIDDDGILQRFYSLANDTLKKIYDRAGKPYFTSTYDPNSFIGKQLRRIIDQMNAEQERLQKVEDRYYRQFTQLERLIAQMNTQSSWLSQQFSGR, translated from the coding sequence ATGAATGTTAACTCAACTAATTCGACAAGCTACACAAATCCTTATGACATGTATAAATACTACACAAGAGTAGGTGGGCTTGCAAGTGGGCTTGACACAGATTCTATTATCCAGGGACTTATGAGTGTTGAGAAGACAAAGTATAATAAGCTGTATCAGCAAAAACAGCTTTTAGAGTGGCAAAGACAGGATTATATGGATATGGCGAGTGCTATATCAAGTTTTAAAGACTATCTATTTAATCTCAAGCTTTCAAGTAATTTTGTAAAGTTTAAAACAAGTGGAGAGGCTGTTGAGTCTGGTTATGTTTCTGTTACAGGTACAGCTAATGCTCTTGAGGGAAATTATCAAATAAAAGTGGAACAGCTTGCAACCCAGGCGAATGCTGTAGTGAATGATCTTACGGTAATTACTAAAGATGCTCAGAATAATGTGAAACTTCAAGTTGAATTGACAGTTGGCAGTTCAACTGTCACAAAAACAATAGAGCTTACATGGAATCCAGGAGATTCTACTGCAACTTTTGGTACTAATTTGGCGAAAGAAATAAATTCGGCATTCAGCAGTGATGGTGCCTTGAAAGCCTATTACGACTCAACCTTAAATAAACTAATCATAGCTTCTCAAAAAACAGGGAGCAATGTGAGTTTTACTGTGAAAGATGTAAATAACAATTATGCTCAAATAGCAAGTGGAACAGGCGCAGATGCAAGAGTTTATATCAAAGATAGTTTCAATAATGAATCATTTGTTCAATCATCAACAAATACAGTGAATGTATATGGTATGAGTATCACATTGAATAAAACAACATTGGATGCCCAAGGCAGTGCGCAGTATAAATCTTTTTCTATTTCAAAAGATATTGATGCAATTGTAAACAATATCAAGGACTTTATTAACAAATATAACGAACTTGTTAGCAAGATATACAACAAAATTACAGAAAAGCGAAACAGAGACTATTTGCCTCTGACAGAAGAACAAAAAGCCCAGATGAAGGACACAGACATTCAAAAGTGGGAGGATGCAGCTAAAAAAGGGCTTTTATATGGTGATTCTGTACTTTCAAGTTTTTTGGACAATATGCGAAACTACTTATACAAACAAGTTCCAGGTCTTCCTTCTAACTTAGATACGATATCTGAAGCAGGAATAGAAACATACAGCTATTTTGAAAGCAAAGAAGGAAAAATTTATATCAAAGATGAAGCTAAGCTCAGAGATGCAATAGCAAATAATTTTGATGCATTTGTGAAGCTTTTTACAAGCAGTGGTGACGACACAAAATCTATTGATGATGATGGAATTCTCCAGAGATTTTACAGTCTTGCAAATGATACTCTAAAGAAGATATATGACAGAGCTGGCAAACCATATTTTACAAGCACATATGACCCGAACAGTTTTATAGGAAAGCAGCTAAGAAGAATTATTGACCAGATGAACGCTGAGCAAGAGAGACTGCAAAAGGTGGAAGATAGATATTACAGGCAGTTTACTCAGCTTGAGCGATTGATTGCTCAAATGAATACTCAAAGCTCGTGGTTATCTCAACAGTTTAGTGGTAGGTAG
- the fliS gene encoding flagellar export chaperone FliS produces MDAAARYQEEMIMTKPPEELTLMLYDGCIKFIKLAMQAIDEKKFDKANENIIKAENIITELMSTLDMQYEISKNLMSLYDFIYRWLIQANLKKDKKYLQEALEIVQDLRNTWAEAIKIARQQKNK; encoded by the coding sequence ATGGATGCAGCAGCAAGATATCAAGAGGAAATGATAATGACAAAGCCACCAGAAGAATTGACTCTTATGCTTTATGATGGCTGTATAAAGTTTATAAAACTTGCAATGCAGGCAATTGATGAGAAAAAGTTTGATAAAGCAAATGAGAATATTATCAAGGCAGAGAATATTATCACAGAACTTATGTCAACCCTTGATATGCAATATGAGATATCAAAAAATTTGATGAGCCTATATGATTTTATTTACAGATGGCTTATTCAAGCAAATCTTAAAAAAGATAAGAAATATTTGCAAGAGGCACTTGAAATTGTGCAGGATTTGCGTAACACATGGGCAGAGGCAATAAAGATTGCAAGACAGCAGAAGAATAAATAA
- a CDS encoding MFS transporter — protein sequence MLFVFANAFMGIGSGINDTIFNNYIAANYNISPMARGILEFPRETPGFLLIFLIGFLYFLGDLRVSIIATSLCSFALIGLGFFAPTFLLLIVWTAIYNTGTHLNMVLSSSIGMELSKEEEYGKTLGLISSVATAASIIGYFIVMVGFKFLNFSFKTAYVIASAMYLFAVLFLLPVKLPRKPQHKGFKFVIKKDYWLYYILSIFFGARKQIFITFAPWVLIKIFKQPVANFALVGIICSFLGIGFRNIIGRLIDRLGEKTILTFDALVIFLICLGYAATENIKIKWVALSVAYGCYIIDNLMFATSMARSTYIKKIIKHPDDLTPTLSTGTSMDHAVSMSLPMLSGFLWNKFGYEYVFLLAAFFALGNLYFVRKIKVES from the coding sequence ATGCTTTTCGTGTTTGCCAACGCTTTTATGGGAATTGGCAGTGGAATAAACGATACAATATTTAATAACTACATTGCTGCAAATTACAATATCTCTCCAATGGCAAGAGGAATTTTGGAGTTCCCCCGTGAAACTCCTGGTTTTTTGCTTATATTCTTAATAGGCTTTTTATATTTCCTTGGTGATTTGAGGGTAAGTATAATTGCAACATCTTTGTGTTCATTTGCCTTGATTGGTCTTGGATTTTTTGCCCCAACTTTTCTGCTATTGATTGTATGGACTGCTATTTACAATACAGGAACACACCTGAACATGGTCTTGAGCTCAAGTATTGGAATGGAGCTTTCTAAAGAAGAGGAATACGGAAAAACCTTAGGTCTTATTAGTTCAGTAGCAACAGCTGCATCTATAATAGGTTATTTTATAGTTATGGTAGGATTTAAATTTCTGAATTTTTCTTTCAAGACAGCATATGTTATTGCTTCTGCGATGTATCTATTTGCTGTATTATTTTTATTACCTGTTAAACTCCCAAGAAAACCTCAGCACAAAGGATTCAAGTTTGTCATCAAAAAAGATTACTGGCTTTATTATATACTTTCAATCTTCTTTGGAGCAAGAAAACAAATATTTATCACCTTTGCACCCTGGGTCTTGATTAAGATTTTCAAACAACCTGTTGCAAATTTTGCACTTGTAGGAATCATTTGTTCGTTTTTAGGAATTGGTTTTAGAAACATAATCGGAAGGCTCATTGACAGACTTGGCGAAAAGACAATACTTACATTTGACGCGTTAGTAATCTTTCTTATATGCCTTGGATATGCAGCAACTGAGAACATAAAAATAAAATGGGTTGCACTTTCGGTTGCATATGGTTGTTACATCATTGACAACTTGATGTTTGCCACATCAATGGCAAGGTCAACATACATAAAGAAAATTATAAAGCATCCTGACGACCTAACTCCTACTCTTTCAACAGGCACAAGTATGGACCATGCAGTTTCAATGAGCCTTCCTATGCTATCTGGTTTTCTGTGGAATAAATTCGGGTATGAATATGTGTTCTTACTTGCAGCTTTCTTTGCGCTTGGGAATTTGTATTTTGTAAGGAAGATAAAAGTTGAAAGTTAG